In the genome of Misgurnus anguillicaudatus chromosome 11, ASM2758022v2, whole genome shotgun sequence, one region contains:
- the ubr2 gene encoding E3 ubiquitin-protein ligase UBR2 isoform X3 yields MAAAETDSEVPCARCSDFLNFSAKDTAAKWLEVDNLHKEVYQHLACFVPKIYCLGPNLNPQNEDLLAQLLLQGPLEWYLCGEEPTVGLAKLEQSNQPSQLCGHVFKVGEPTYSCRDCAADPTCVLCMQCFLGSVHKEHRYRMTTSGGGGFCDCGDTEAWKKGPYCQKHEPNIGDSSQKDPLANLSEQMIDRTRNVFSIILKYAVDMLTWEKENELPEGLEPPARGDTYYCMLFNDEVHTYEQVIYTLQKAVNCTQKEAVSFATTVDRDGRKSVRFGDFQFCEQAKSVIVRNTSRQTKPLRVQVMHSSVVAHQCFALKALNWLGQIIRSSDALRRILCLVGLHQGPNGENSLVDTLMLCDSKMWKGARNVYHQLFMSSLLMDPKYKKLFAIQFAKNYRRLQTDFMEDDHERVVSVTSLSVQLFTAPTVARMLITEENLMTTIIQTFVDHLRHRDLQGRFQFERYTAQQAFKFRRVQSLIGDLKYVLISRPTEWSNELRDKFLEGFEAFLELLKCMQGMDPVVRQVGQHIEMEPEWEAAFTLQMKLTHIISMMQEWCASDERVLIEAYKKCLSALTHCHSGFTDGEQPITLTMCGHSVDTIRYCVSQEKVSIHLPVSRLLAGLHALLSKTEVAYRFPELLPLSELSPPMLIEHPLRCLVLCAQVHAGMWRRNGFSLVNQIYYYHNVKCRVEMFDKDLVMLQAGASMMDPNHFLMIVLSRFELFHIFSSADCRKRYGRENINKDVVQQNNTLIEEMLHLVIMVVGERYIAGVGQVESYDEIKREIIHQLCIRPMAHSELVKALPENENKETGMERVIDHVALFKKPGVTGRGLYKLRPECAKMFNLYFNHYSRADQSKAEEAQRKIKRQNGEDSVLPPPVPPHFCPLFGSLVNILQCDVLLGILGAVLQWAMEPSGGHWSESMLQRVLHLLGMGLVEEQQHLTGSTEDGISFNFTLKISRPGEAPGNTPSILALLETLQNAPHLEVHKDMIRWILKTVANIKTTRECTASASPADSSGHSQEETVRDKDKAERKRKAEMARLRREKIMAQMSEMQRHFINENKDLFQQSLEELDATTSTSLEHSPSTCDSTLVCVGPRRWRAGASDRRQVVTCILCQEEQEIRADGKAMVLAAFVQRSTVMSKNRKRPPYNPDKYDPLFMHPDLSFGTHTGSCGHIMHSHCWQRYFEAVQAKEQRRQQRLRVHTSYDVENGEFLCPLCECLSNTVIPLLPLTKTTCSTEQPDQRQWINIISQQIKALHAARKKTNAEGVDDADSAEDCHPPDGFRLDHTPKNPYSGTIKEMLTTFGTATYKVGLKVHPNEQDARVPIMCWGSCAYTIQSIERLLVDEEKPLFGSLPCRQNDCLSSLTRFGSACWTASSQAVVHGHFIRLLAALVPDSQVENTPCILDIDMFHMLVSLVLSYPALHCLDSSGMSEDAAQLHLLHLVTIAHIVQILLTSIPEEVRMEQESGGAEREEEESVCLLYNTLRSHLSSGLHEVTSGWHLWHCVKTGILPYLRAAALFFHYLNGAPVPPELHAVGVGEWEALCGYLCLPSNPLQLYYNNLELLEPLLQGWCSHPGVLQALQSSTALIRFPRESNHLIELPEDYSALINQASSFTCPKSGGDKSRAPTLCLVCGAMLCSQSYCCQTELEGDDVGACTAHTFSCGAGVGIFLRVRESQVLFLAGKTKGCFYAPPYLDDYGETDQGLRRGNPLHLCQERYRKIQKLWRQHSITEEIGHAQEANQTLVGIDWQHL; encoded by the exons ATGGCGGCGGCCGAGACAGATAGTGAAGTACCCTGCGCTCGGTGTAGCGATTTCCTTAATTTCTCAGCAAAGGACACGGCTGCG AAATGGCTAGAGGTTGACAACCTGCACAAAGAGGTGTACCAGCATTTGGCCTGCTTTGTCCCCAAAATCTACTGCCTGGGACCCAACCTGAACCCTCAGAATGAGGATCTGCTGGCCCAACTGTTGCTTCAAGGCCCGCTGGAGTGGTACCTTTGCGGAGAAGAGCCGACCGTGGGCTTGGCCAAGCTGGAACAGAGCAACCAGCCCTCCCAACTCTGTGGTCATGTTTTTAAAGTTGGAGAGCCAACGTATTCATGCAG AGATTGCGCTGCCGACCCAACCTGCGTGTTGTGTATGCAGTGCTTCCTGGGCAGCGTTCACAAAGAGCACCGCTACAGG ATGACCACCTCAGGAGGAGGAGGCTTCTGTGACTGTGGTGATACAGAAGCCTGGAAGAAGGGCCCTTACTGTCAGAAACACGAGCCCAATATCGGTGACTCTTCACAGAAG GATCCGTTGGCTAATCTGTCAGAACAGATGATCGACCGCACACGTAATGTATTTTCTATCATTCTCAAATACGCTGTGGACATGCTCACCTGGGAAAAAGAGAATGAGTTGCCAGAAGGCCTTGAACCACC GGCGCGTGGAGACACATACTACTGCATGCTGTTCAATGATGAAGTGCACACGTACGAGCAGGTCATCTACACACTACAGAAAGCTGTGAACTGTACCCAGAAAGAGGCTGTTAGTTTTGCTACCACAGTGGACAGAGAT GGCAGGAAGTCTGTTCGCTTTGGGGACTTCCAGTTCTGTGAACAGGCCAAATCTGTTATTGTG AGGAACACGAGTCGGCAGACAAAGCCCCTACGGGTTCAGGTCATGCACTCCTCTGTGGTGGCCCATCAGTGTTTTGCCCTCAAAGCTCTCAACTGGCTCGGCCAAATCATCAGATCTTCAG ATGCTCTCAGGAGGATCTTGTGTCTGGTGGGTCTGCATCAAGGACCGAATGGAGAAAACTCTTTAGTGGACACGCTCATGCTCTGTGACTCCAAAATGTGGAAAG GAGCGAGAAATGTTTACCACCAGCTTTTCATGAGTAGTCTGCTTATGGATCCAAAGTACAAGAAACTTTTTGCCATTCAGTTTGCGAAG AATTACCGGCGCCTCCAGACAGATTTTATGGAGGACGATCACGAGCGTGTAGTGTCAGTGACATCTCTGTCAGTGCAGCTCTTCACCGCCCCTACTGTG GCTCGGATGCTGATAACAGAGGAGAACCTGATGACCACCATCATTCAAACGTTCGTGGACCACCTCAGGCACAGAGACCTGCAGGGCCGCTTTCAGTTTGAACGTTACACTGCACAACAGGCCTTCAAATTCCGCCGAGTCCAGAGCCTTATAGGAGACCTCAA GTATGTACTTATCAGCCGTCCAACAGAATGGTCCAACGAGCTCAGGGATAAGTTTCTGGAAGGTTTTGAAGCTTTTTTGGAGCTGCTAAAATGCATGCAG gGAATGGACCCAGTTGTGCGTCAGGTGGGGCAGCACATAGAGATGGAGCCTGAATGGGAGGCAGCGTTTACTTTACAAATGAAGCTCACACACATCATCTCAATGATGCAGGAATGGTGTGCCAGTGAT GAGAGAGTGCTGATTGAAGCCTATAAGAAGTGCCTGAGCGCGCTGACTCACTGCCACAGTGGTTTTACAGACGGGGAACAGCCCATAACCCTCACCATGTGCGGCCACTCCGTAGACACCATCCGCTACTGCGTTTCTCAGGAGAAAGTCAGCATACACCTGCCTGTGTCACGCCTTTTAGCAG GTTTACATGCTCTGCTGAGCAAAACAGAAGTTGCCTATCGGTTCCCTGAGCTGCTGCCTCTG AGTGAACTGAGTCCACCCATGTTGATCGAGCATCCGCTCCGCTGCCTAGTGCTCTGTGCGCAGGTGCATGCTGGGATGTGGAGAAGAAACGGCTTCTCATTGGTCAATCAG ATTTATTATTATCACAATGTGAAGTGCCGGGTGGAGATGTTTGATAAAGATCTCGTCATGCTTCAG GCCGGAGCTTCCATGATGGATCCAAACCACTTCCTGATGATCGTGCTGAGCCGTTTTGAGCTCTTTCATATCTTCAGCTCAGCAGACTGCAGGAAGAGATACGGCAGAGAAAATATCAACAAG GATGTGGTTCAGCAGAACAACACACTAATTGAAGAGATGCTGCATCTGGTCATTATGGTTGTGG GTGAGCGATACATTGCTGGTGTTGGTCAAGTGGAGAGTTATGATGAGATAAAGCgagagatcattcaccagctgTGCATTCGGCCTATGGCCCACAGTGAGCTGGTCAAAGCCCTGCCAGAGAAC GAGAATAAGGAGACCGGCATGGAGAGAGTCATTGATCACGTGGCTTTGTTTAA GAAGCCTGGTGTGACAGGCAGAGGACTTTATAAACTCAGACCAGAGTGTGCCAAGATGTTCAATCTTTACTTCAATCATTACTCCAGAGCTGACCAGTCTAAG GCTGAAGAGGCTCAGAGAAAGATTAAGAGGCAAAACGGAGAAGATTCAG TTTTGCCTCCACCAGTTCCTCCTCATTTCTGTCCGTTGTTCGGCAGTCTGGTAAACATCCTCCAGTGTGATGTACTTCTAGGGATTCTGGGAGCTGTACTGCAGTGGGCTATGGAGCCCAGTGGAGGACACTGGTCTGAGTCCATGCTACAGAGg GTACTGCATCTTCTGGGCATGGGTCTGGTAGAAGAGCAGCAACATCTCACTGGCAGCACAGAAGATGGCATCAGCTTTAACTTTACTCTTAAGATCTCCA GACCAGGTGAGGCTCCTGGAAACACTCCCAGTATTTTAGCATTACTGGAAACCCTGCAGAACGCTCCTCACCTGGAGGTGCACAAAGACATGATCCGCTGGATTCTCAAG ACGGTGGCTAACATTAAAACCACGCGTGAGTGCACGGCAAGTGCGTCCCCTGCTGACAGCTCAGGACACAGTCAAGAGGAG acGGTGCGGGATAAAGATAAAGCGGAGCGGAAGAGGAAAGCAGAGATGGCACGGCTCCGGAGAGAGAAGATCATGGCTCAGATGTCAGAGATGCAAAGACACTTCATCAATGAAAACAAAGACCTCTTCCAGCAGAGCCTGGAGGAGCTGGACGCCACCACGTCAACCTCACTTGAGCACAG CCCAAGTACGTGTGATAGTACGCTTGTGTGTGTGGGTCCGAGGCGGTGGCGTGCCGGCGCAAGTGACAGGAGGCAGGTGGTGACGTGTATCCTGTGCCAGGAGGAACAGGAGATCAGGGCTGATGGCAAAGCTATGGTGCTTGCTGCTTTTGTCCAGCGCTCCACAGTTATGTCCAAGAACCGCAAAAGACCTCCATACAACCCCG ATAAGTATGACCCTCTCTTCATGCACCCTGACCTGTCATTTGGCACACACACGGGCAGCTGTGGACACATCATGCACTCGCACTGCTGGCAGAG GTACTTTGAAGCAGTGCAGGCTAAAGAGCAGCGCAGGCAACAAAGGCTCCGTGTTCACACCAGTTACGATGTGGAGAACGGAGAGTTCTTGTGTCCGCTCTGCGAATGTCTGAGTAACACGGTCATCCCGCTACTGCCCCTCACTAAAACCACCTGCAG CACTGAGCAGCCCGATCAGAGGCAGTGGATAAACATCATCTCCCAGCAAATCAAAGCCCTGCATGCCGCTCGCAAGAAGACCA aTGCCGAAGGTGTTGATGATGCAGACAGTGCTGAAGACTGTCACCCACCTGATGGTTTCAGACTGGACCACACTCCAAA GAATCCATACTCGGGCACCATAAAGGagatgttgaccacgtttggcaCAGCCACGTATAAAGTCGGTCTTAAGGTTCATCCTAATGAGCAGGATGCCCGTGTGCCCATCATGTGCTGGGGCAGCTGTGCCTACACCATCCAGTCAATAG AGAGATTGCTGGTGGATGAAGAGAAGCCTTTGTTTGGAAGTTTACCATGCAGACAG aacGACTGCTTGAGTTCTCTGACCCGGTTCGGCTCGGCCTGCTGGACAGCCTCATCTCAAGCTGTTGTACACGGTCACTTTATTAGGCTTCTAGCAG CTCTTGTTCCTGATTCCCAGGTGGAGAATACCCCGTGTATTCTGGACATAGACATGTTTCACATGCTG gtGAGTCTGGTGCTGTCCTATCCAGCGCTTCACTGCTTAGATTCCTCAGGGATGAGTGAAGACGCTGCACAACTGCATCTCCTGCACCTGGTCACCATTGCTCACATAGTCCAGATTCTTCTCACCTCCATACCAG AGGAGGTGCGGATGGAGCAGGAGAGTGGAGGAGCAGAGAGGGAGGAGGAAGAGAGCGTGTGTCTGCTCTACAACACTCTCAGGAGTCATCTGAGCAG tggTCTACATGAAGTGACCTCAGGCTGGCATCTGTGGCACTGTGTGAAAACGGGAATCCTGCCTTATCTGAGAGCAGCTGCACTGTTCTTCCACTATCTGAATGGAGCTCCCGTACCACCTGAGCTGCACG CTGTAGGTGTGGGTGAATGGGAGGCTCTGTGTGGATATCTGTGTCTGCCCTCCAACCCGTTACAGCTCTACTACAACAACCTGGAGCTGCTGGAACCTCTGCTGCAGGG GTGGTGCTCTCATCCAGGTGTGTTGCAGGCTCTTCAAAGCAGCACAGCTCTCATCAG ATTTCCCAGAGAGTCCAATCATCTTATAGAGCTGCCAGAGGACTACAGCGCCCTCATCAACCAGGCCTCCAGCTTCAC GTGTCCTAAATCAGGTGGTGATAAGTCTCGTGCTCCTACACTGTGTCTGGTGTGCGGTGCCATGCTGTGCTCTCAGAGCTACTGCTGTCAGACCGAGCTGGAGGGGGACGACGTGGGAGCGTGCACCGCTCACACCTTTTCATGCGGGGCCGGAGTCGGTATTTTCCTTAG